CCCAGAGACGATGGAAGAACTGAATTTAGCACAAAGGGATTTCTATGCAATTGCTAAATTTCCCAGGGCTATTGGTGCTATGGATTGCACTCATGTAAAAATCCAGTCACCAGGTTGGTTTAAACACTGATTTTATGCTacctttttattaaacattgcaatccacatacaagcttgttttatgtttgttgcaggtggaaacaatgcagaattctaCCGTAACAGAAAAGGTTACTTCTCTGTGAATGTGCAAgtaatttgtaatacaaaattggaaattacagatattgttgCACGATGGCCTGGTTCCTCACATGATAGTACCATATTCAACAATAGCAACAGAAGGGCATGTTTTGAGAGAGGGGAGTATGGTGATTCTGTACTACTTGTTGATGCGGGCTATGCTTGTAGGTCATATCTAATGCCTCCATTAGATAATCCCAGAAGTCCACAGGAACACCTATTTAATGAGTCGCAAATTAGGTCAAGAAATCCTGTAGAGCGAACATTCGGTTGCTGGAAGCGACGTTTCCCAGTCTTATCTTTAGGATTGAGAGTGTCATTAGAACATTCGTTTGCCATCATTGTAGCGACTGGGgtgctgcataatatcctgcgacAAACTGGGGAAGAACTCCCTCCAGACGACCCTAACCTCAATCTCCACCTCCCTTGGCAACAGTTGCTTGAGGAAGGAAATGTACAGCAGAACAACGAAAATGCAAACAGAAGGCCCAGATATGACAGTGTCAGGCATttactgattgaaaactatttcaggaggtaaatgaaatttacatatacctataattaaatacctatatatgtgtgtgtgttgtaatacttatttaagatacgattatttatcactctgtgtattttcagtttgttgtaggtcatactgatctatatgtcacacagagatgccatcaacttgaagatttgctggtgaaaataactacatatagcaagatgtatggaatattttaatacatttgcatTGTACAACTGCTTAGATCATACAAAATAATGTGACATAAGCGAACATGTATTatcttttatataattcttaacatttgtacttgaaactgtttgttaataggcacaatgaatatcactttgtaaatatacatgtaatataTAACAATTATGTCATGATAGTTGAGCAAATGTTTAATACATAAGAACAATTAAATTACTGCAAATGTTCtagttctttctttattttcaagatttgtaAAGATAAAAGTTCAGTTTGCAGCTTTTCCTGCTTTACTTTTTCTCGTTCTTGTTGTAACCGCAGTTCCCAGATTTCTTTCATAACTTCTTTTTCCTCGATtgcatgtttttttgcaagttcaATTAGTTCGATTTTTGCTGCATTGACAGCACTTACTTCTTTCACTTTGGTGGCCGGGGTTGGTCGCCGCTTGCTAGTAAAGGGAGATTGCACTGAAGCATTTCCCCTACTGCTAGGAGGCATTGCCTTCCCACTACTTGCACTGCATGAATCAGTAGTATTGGTCTGCACTGTGTTTGTGATAGCCGAGTTGTTATTGGAGTGTCGAAGGGCAGAACACACAGGACTGCTGAGCATGGCTGGAGTATAATGCGTCCAGTCGCCATTTGGAAGAGTTAcctgtggaaaaattaaatttgaacattatGTGAGAGAAATAAAGTTAACACAGTGCATAGGCTATAGCTATACATgattaataagcataactatGCACAGTGACACATCCATTaggttttctcaaaataaagtgTAGGCCTACTAACTGTCTCTGCCGTCTCCACGAAAGAAACATCCACTTCTGCTCCGACATCCAGTTGAATGCTGTCATCCTCATCAGTAGGCCTATTTGATGCATCAAATGGTAATATTATTGCATCTGAATCTGAATCGAAGTGATTCTTGGCACCATCGATAGTCGGTTTGATTAGGCTCTGCACTCTCTCACAAATGGGATCCTTACTAACTGTTTTTGAAGGACCTCCACCtgaaaaaatacagaattaatttagttatgtgGTGTATATTTCATATCCACTGGTGGTATAGTGCGAAGTGTCTTCTTGACAGTGCAAAGGTTATAGTTCTGATTCCAACTCCACCCAAGATACCTctttaatatattacaattaattcaagtaactaaaaaaattgttattgcacatgtttacaattcgtaaaattgcattatggataaaaatgcatacaatatttattgctgtacctaaatataatgtaccaggatatacagacaaaaaatatattacctgttCCAGTTAATACTTGAACTCGTTGATCAGCAGAAGTCTTTCGCGTGTGCTTTTTGAGATTCTCCCACACCGCTTTTAAATTTTCTGCAGTCCTGTGATGTTCTCCAGACATACAATTGAAAGTATCTGCAAGTATTTGCCACTGCTTCATTTTTTGTTGCTGTGAAACaccatctgtttttttattttcaatgatatTGAAATGTTCAGTTACTAAATCTAAAAGAATGTATTTCTCCTGCTgcgatgtatttttatttctctgcttcTTTGACAAATTACAGCCTTGGCTCGCCATAATAGCCTACGAAATTTCTAGCCAAACTTTGATAACGAAaggtgtttacaaacagaaaatcgcGATAATTTCAGAAGATCGAGTTAAACTTATCTCGATTTTCTCAGAGAAAGATAATATGTGGTGAAACACATATAACTTTATCGAGATAGAAATGGAAGATTAACTTTTTATCTCGATAACATCATCGGGATTTTCAACTCgactggtgaaaccggcccttagctGTAATCCTTGTCCGGCCATTCTGATATCAGTTCACCGTGGTTTTGGAACATTGAAAAACTCTAAACGAGCCAAGTGGGACACCTAGCTATAGGTGCATCCGCGATAGTGATGGTATCGCTTTTTAGTGCTAGGCTCTGAAGCAACTTTCAGACTttccttttaaattataatttcacgttcataatatattgctgttTCACGCTAGTTGTCATAGAATAAATTTCTGTAATTCCCGCTGCCTAGGTGTATACCATTAGACATGAGCTGATATTGGCTGGTTCTTCATGCATTGGCCAATCTACGCATTTTTACAGACGAAAATGGAATGTGGAACATTCATTTCATCGTGTGTGGTAGTAGAAACACTGTAGTCTATAGTCAACTAGACATCAGCTGCCAATTGTAAAACATTGTTTAATTACATAGTGCTAGCTGGAACTATCAAATAGGGAAGGGGAGAGATTTACCACCGAAGACATTCTCTCTAGCCGAAATATATAGTTCGCGATGACAGTTAAATGTGTCCCAGGTGAGGAGGTTTAGCTACCTGCCACTTCGTTTCCCGTGTTTCCTAATCACTATAGGTTTCGGCTCTACACTTAAGTTTTCTAGCTACGTGTTTATAGCCATAAATCAAAGATGAAAAAttaaaaggaataatttttttaaaagtgatgaATTGGAGTAGGGTGGGAATAAagagaatatatttttatgtagagGATTTTATATCTAATTTTGTATTTACTAAGTGATAACAAATTCTCATAATTTTATCGCAATTACAGTAATATGGCACTTttgttcagaaatatttttaaagaattatttttttatgcatcTTTCAAGTGGCATATCGTAATACAATGTCTGAACGTGAAAGGTGATGATCATGAGCAACCAAGATGGTATTTAGACATGATGCACAGGCTCTACACCTACAGCTCTTTACGAGAATACCTTTATGGCATTCTtgtgaatatgatgcacctgtttaaacttaaAGTGTTGTTTAGGTTCTCATAATGTGGATTTGGCACTTGTTCCATTTttctgcacctcctgtgcattttatTATTTGGCGGCCATATTTCTTTCAATAACTTGATTTAGCGCTCCAAATACCTTGCCCTATGAGTTGGTTAATAGTTTGTTAGTAATTTTTGTTGGTAAAGATATTAAGCATTCAAATGTACCTTATAAATGTTGGCTTTATACTAAAGAAAACTATAGATAGATAtagtatttattgtgtgtaaattataatatttgtttggaCTAACTAGTCATCACagatataactatttttgtactagaagttatttatgaaatatttctaGTCATAACatatataactatttttgtactggaagttatttatgagatatgtTAAAGATAAACAATAAACATTGGaactaattttatgtgttttggTGAATGTTCTGCCAcctttgtttgaatttaatatgcaggttagtcCCCATCTGG
The DNA window shown above is from Bacillus rossius redtenbacheri isolate Brsri chromosome 2, Brsri_v3, whole genome shotgun sequence and carries:
- the LOC134529361 gene encoding myb/SANT-like DNA-binding domain-containing protein 3, yielding MASQGCNLSKKQRNKNTSQQEKYILLDLVTEHFNIIENKKTDGVSQQQKMKQWQILADTFNCMSGEHHRTAENLKAVWENLKKHTRKTSADQRVQVLTGTGGGPSKTVSKDPICERVQSLIKPTIDGAKNHFDSDSDAIILPFDASNRPTDEDDSIQLDVGAEVDVSFVETAETVTLPNGDWTHYTPAMLSSPVCSALRHSNNNSAITNTVQTNTTDSCSASSGKAMPPSSRGNASVQSPFTSKRRPTPATKVKEVSAVNAAKIELIELAKKHAIEEKEVMKEIWELRLQQEREKVKQEKLQTELLSLQILKIKKELEHLQ